The genomic stretch ATGTCCTCGGGATTGAGGTGGGCCCCCACGTTCTCCATGCGCGCGGCCAACGGCGGGTGGGAGTCGAAGGGATGCGGCGTCACGGCCCCCTGCAGGTCATCATGCACGGTGTCCGACTGGGCATACGCGGAGAAGCCGTGCGCCACCCGGTCCGCGATGGCCACCGTCTGGTGCTGCTCGTCCTGGGCGAAGAGCTTCGCCTCCACACGGTCGCGGAAGCTCGCGTACGCGCCCACCTTCACCAGCGAACGGGCGATGTCCTGCCCCGAGGTCACCCCCGCCGCCAACCGGTCCGCCGCGAGTTCGCTGGCGCGCCGGCTGCGGCCCAGCGACAGCTCGAACAGGCCGCGGTAGGCCATCATGAAATAGAAGACGGGCCGCGTCATGCCACCGTCGTAGAGCTGCTGCAGGTAATGGCCGAAGTGCGCGAGCTTGGGCGCCAGCCGCTTGCTGTGCCCCGTGTCGCCGCCCAGCAAGTGCCCCATCTCGTGCGCCAGCACCGCCTCCGCCTCGGAGCGCTCCAGCAGGCGCAGCAGTGACAGGCTCACGAAGAGCGTGCGGCCGGTCAGCGTGCGCTCACCCACGCGCACCTCGTGCTCGGTCACGAAGAAGTTGGCATCGATGCCAGCGAGGATGTTGTCGGGGGGCGCCGTCTGGAGCCGCTCGCAGAGGCGCCGCACGCAAGCCCACAGCTCCGGGGCGCGAGCCTCGGTGATTGCCTCGGCCTCCACGTCGAAGTCCGAGGGCGGACGGCGGAAGATGGCCACCACCACCAGGAACACCGCGCCGCCGGCCAGAAGGGCCATGATGCCGATGAGCTTCGGGTAGTAGCGCTCCATCCATAGCGCCGTCATCCAATAGGAGAGCCACACGAGCAGCGCGCCCTGTCCCAGCACCTGAATCGCACTGGTGACGCGGAGCACGAGCCAGCCCACCACGAAGCTGCCGAACTGAAAGGGACGCGAGACGAACGCGGCCAGACCACAGAGAAGCGCGACCACGGTGGAGGCAAGGCCTAGCGCCAACAACCCCCAGGATGCCAGGGACGCCCAATTGAACTGGTTCAGGTCCGCGCACGCCTTTCCCAGGCTGTTGCGGTAACTCGCCAGCTCCGGGTCACCGCTCAGGCAGGCCATGGACGCGGGCACCGCGCGGTAGAAGTCGAGCGCCGCCTGACGGTCCGCTTCGCTGACCGCGGTGTCGCGTCCAATCTGCTGCTCGACGGCCGCGAGGACCTGTGTGTCGAAGCGGCCCATGGCATGGCCGGAGAACCAGACACCGAACAGCGGCAGGGCGAAAAGCCAAAGAGCCGGCAGCACATAGCTGCGGAGAAAACCGGGAGATTTCTGGGAGGACATAGGACGTGTCGACACATTCTAGCGCACCC from Myxococcus xanthus encodes the following:
- a CDS encoding M48 family metallopeptidase, with translation MSSQKSPGFLRSYVLPALWLFALPLFGVWFSGHAMGRFDTQVLAAVEQQIGRDTAVSEADRQAALDFYRAVPASMACLSGDPELASYRNSLGKACADLNQFNWASLASWGLLALGLASTVVALLCGLAAFVSRPFQFGSFVVGWLVLRVTSAIQVLGQGALLVWLSYWMTALWMERYYPKLIGIMALLAGGAVFLVVVAIFRRPPSDFDVEAEAITEARAPELWACVRRLCERLQTAPPDNILAGIDANFFVTEHEVRVGERTLTGRTLFVSLSLLRLLERSEAEAVLAHEMGHLLGGDTGHSKRLAPKLAHFGHYLQQLYDGGMTRPVFYFMMAYRGLFELSLGRSRRASELAADRLAAGVTSGQDIARSLVKVGAYASFRDRVEAKLFAQDEQHQTVAIADRVAHGFSAYAQSDTVHDDLQGAVTPHPFDSHPPLAARMENVGAHLNPEDMVRLLLEPVTSSWADTVQDADAIEARLWGAYEARFAQAHDLSLAYRYEPSTEEERAHVEKHFPPLVFEGKEAGFDVQMDYAQVSYGDWEAPILFEQIASATTADRMFKKYLDLEVPGEGRFKSRRSICLSKLREPDALLQAFERYLSRHRIMKEHLAGAQAA